In Methanothermococcus thermolithotrophicus DSM 2095, one DNA window encodes the following:
- a CDS encoding minichromosome maintenance protein MCM has protein sequence MSISNEILKLIENGTNEWDEVYKELTKYHTKNSVSMAKNRLIQQGKIKEETINGKKILSIQDEKELISDVDAYIFEHSSEIKEYFKHTLSQNHNNRVFSIKDFVIAFPHLAEINDIILNHPFETRDSLTNIYKETYEEIFAEKPECVYINILNPLNSKKKLSEIGANDIGKLVEFECSIVQASKNKSRTTEAEYLCFECGATRNVKLDFWEDPEKKKVSCPKCSNQRMAIDTKSRITFQELIVQQLEVSQDGKQHTASLFLEDSEPIYSGKLRVVAVPIEKYKKGTSVADIHLYAFGYEEIDNIDINITDDDIENINKIAKDPEVIEKLANYMLRETKGMDKVKKAIFLQQVKGVEKGDRRRNINILLITDPGVGKSTMMHQLKKLPNVKYATMSGASGAGLMGGINKEKTEFGESWVVKPGIYALADGGTVCLDEFTHNKEVMPYVHDAMESQMVKITKMQNNLELPARCATLAACNPKLGRYDPNLSVMEQVPIKPETLSRFDLIFPLRDIPDKKNDRDILKFIIRSGNEKIKGTEKKVKINGVELSDELLIKYLYYVDENKPTISKEAEDLIINYYLKMRKLSKNGAITITTRQAESLIRLSEAVAKAKLKNEVDADDAREAIELMQFCLEQISYDPESGKIDIDKVYGIPKSKREKSEQILKIIEDENKCKDMVSEEIIFERAEKEYKILVEDVERILEVLSIRGDIYSPRFGYWRIT, from the coding sequence TTAAACTTATCGAAAACGGAACCAACGAATGGGATGAAGTCTATAAAGAATTAACAAAATACCATACGAAAAATTCTGTATCTATGGCAAAAAATAGACTTATTCAACAAGGAAAAATAAAAGAAGAAACAATAAATGGTAAGAAAATACTTTCAATACAGGATGAGAAAGAACTAATATCTGATGTAGATGCATACATATTCGAACACAGTAGCGAAATAAAGGAGTATTTCAAACACACACTTTCACAAAATCATAACAATAGAGTATTCAGCATTAAGGATTTTGTTATAGCCTTCCCACATTTAGCAGAAATAAACGACATAATATTGAACCATCCTTTTGAGACAAGGGACAGCTTAACGAACATATACAAAGAAACATACGAAGAAATATTCGCAGAAAAACCAGAATGTGTTTATATAAACATCTTAAACCCCTTAAACTCAAAAAAGAAACTTTCAGAAATAGGAGCAAATGACATAGGAAAACTTGTAGAATTTGAATGTTCAATAGTTCAAGCATCAAAGAACAAATCAAGAACAACGGAAGCGGAATATCTGTGCTTTGAATGTGGAGCTACAAGGAATGTAAAACTTGACTTCTGGGAAGACCCTGAAAAAAAGAAAGTATCATGTCCAAAATGTTCTAATCAAAGAATGGCAATTGACACGAAGAGTAGGATAACATTCCAAGAATTAATTGTCCAACAATTGGAAGTTTCACAAGATGGGAAGCAGCACACTGCATCATTATTCCTTGAAGATTCAGAGCCAATATATTCTGGAAAGTTAAGGGTAGTTGCAGTGCCAATTGAAAAATACAAAAAAGGAACGTCTGTTGCAGATATACACTTATACGCATTTGGATACGAAGAAATAGACAACATCGATATTAACATCACAGATGATGACATTGAAAACATCAATAAAATAGCAAAAGACCCAGAAGTTATAGAAAAATTAGCAAACTACATGCTTAGAGAAACAAAGGGAATGGATAAGGTAAAGAAAGCCATCTTCCTACAACAAGTTAAGGGGGTGGAAAAAGGAGACAGAAGAAGGAATATAAACATTCTTTTAATTACAGACCCAGGGGTAGGAAAATCTACAATGATGCACCAACTTAAAAAACTCCCAAATGTAAAGTATGCCACAATGTCAGGAGCATCAGGGGCAGGATTAATGGGTGGTATAAATAAAGAAAAAACAGAATTTGGAGAATCATGGGTAGTAAAACCGGGCATCTATGCATTAGCAGATGGGGGAACTGTATGTTTAGATGAATTTACACATAATAAAGAAGTAATGCCATATGTCCATGATGCAATGGAAAGCCAAATGGTAAAAATTACAAAGATGCAAAACAACCTTGAACTACCTGCAAGATGTGCAACATTGGCGGCATGTAATCCAAAATTGGGAAGATATGACCCAAACCTATCAGTCATGGAACAGGTACCAATAAAACCCGAAACACTTTCAAGATTTGATTTAATATTTCCATTAAGGGACATTCCAGACAAGAAAAACGATAGGGATATTTTAAAATTCATAATAAGAAGTGGAAATGAAAAAATAAAGGGAACTGAAAAAAAGGTAAAGATAAACGGTGTTGAGCTTTCCGATGAACTGTTAATAAAGTATCTTTATTATGTTGATGAAAACAAACCAACTATATCAAAGGAAGCAGAGGATTTAATCATTAACTACTACTTAAAAATGAGGAAATTATCAAAAAATGGAGCAATCACAATTACAACCAGGCAGGCAGAATCACTTATAAGATTATCCGAAGCAGTGGCAAAGGCAAAATTAAAGAATGAAGTTGATGCGGATGATGCAAGAGAAGCAATAGAACTTATGCAGTTCTGTTTAGAGCAAATATCTTACGACCCAGAATCTGGAAAAATAGATATTGATAAAGTTTATGGAATACCTAAATCCAAAAGGGAAAAATCAGAACAAATATTAAAAATTATCGAAGATGAGAATAAATGTAAGGACATGGTAAGCGAAGAGATAATATTTGAAAGGGCAGAAAAGGAGTATAAAATACTCGTTGAAGATGTAGAGCGTATTTTAGAAGTATTATCTATTCGGGGGGATATTTACAGCCCGAGATTTGGGTATTGGCGGATTACTTAA